From the Papaver somniferum cultivar HN1 chromosome 2, ASM357369v1, whole genome shotgun sequence genome, the window GATTTTTAATTGGTTCGGTTGTTGTTATATTGTTATATAGGTACGATTGGCCATGTCGCCCATGGAAAATCAACAGTTGTAAAAGCAATATCTGGTGTGCAGGTAAATTCCCTTGCTCTCACTGGTAGTGCGTAGTGAGAATGTGGATGCATTTGAAATGTTGTTGTTAGCTTAGTTTAATTCAGCAAGTAAATCGTTTATATAATTGAGGATGAACTTAAATGTTTGTGTGGTCGGATAATTGGTTCTTGTGGTTGAATCAAGCTGTTCCTTTATATGGTGTGTAGGAGACTGTGGATCTGCCCGAACATACTGCTAGGGTGTGATTATCGGAAACaacttatatttttttatctagtCCTTGACTAATCCCCCGGTCCTTCTAGGCTCAAGCCCCCCCTTAGCGCCTAGCAAAATTTACTGCACAGCTGTGACCTTTACAAATCTATCCCCTGTCAAAACTGAATGAATTTTCTTCTGGTAGGATTACATTTTTTTGTTACTGAAGCTGATGTAGGAAGCATGTGGCATGTGTCTTCTGAGTGTTAAGAGTTTTTGTTTTAGCTAAAGCCACTACTCAGATATATATGATGTGATGAAGGAGGTATTATAATTAAGTTAGATGGGGATGTGGTCACCCTAATGTAATTCATTGATTTCTGTAATATGTCGATTTAGTCTTAGTTTGGCTTCTGTTCAATGTTTAATCTTTTTCTGTTGGCCACAACTCAGAATCTTACAGAGAATGATCAGTAAGTTGGGATTGTTTCACTAAAGAATGTAGATATTATTTGCATGAATCTTTTCATAGTTCTAAGATCCTTTGTTATTCATATACAGACAGTGAGATTCAAAAATGAATTGGAGCGTAACATCACAATTAAGCTTGGTTATGCCAATGCAAAAATATACAAGTGTGAAGATGAACGGTGCCCTCGGCCTATGTGCTACAAGTATGAGGACCTTCAAAGTGTATAATTTTTACTTCTAGTTCCAGCAGTTATCCAAATTTTCACTCAATTTTTGCTTGCAGGGCCTATGGCAGTGGTAAAGAAGATACCCCTGCATGCGATGTGCCTGGGTTTGAAACTGCAAAAATGAAATTATTGAGACATGTTTCTTTTGTCGACTGCCCGGTAAAATGATTTACTGTTAACTGTTGTGATTTACAGTTAGTATGCGACAAAACCTTGTGATGTAGTTCTTGTCAATGGTCTTCTTTGGCATTGTTTTTTCAATTATTTGTGGTCTGATCACATCCATTGCCTTGCATAATTTCCTTCCCTTAGGGTCACGATATTCTTATGGCAACCATGCTTAATGGAGCGGCAATCATGGACGGGGCACTGCTTCTGATAGCTGCCAATGAAAGCTGTCCCCAACCCCAGACTTCAGAGCATCTGGCTGCTGTGGAAATCATGCGTCTCCAACACATAATCATCCTTCAGAACAAAGTTGATCTTATCCAAGAAAATGTAGCCATTAATCAACATGAAGCTATCCAGAAGTTTATTCAGGTTTATTATCTGTGGCCTGACCTCTATATGATCCATTGGAAACTTTATTAGCCAACTTCAGTGTGTTAACTTCTGAACTCAATTTTTTACAGAAAACAGTTGCTGATGGTGCTCCTGTTATACCAATCTCTGCTCAATTAAAGTACAACATTGATGTTGTATGCGAGTATATCGTAAAAAGGATTCCCATTCCGGAGCGAAATTTCATTTCGCCGCCTAACATGATCGTCATCCGATCGTTTGATGTTAATAAGCCCGGGTCCGAGGTTGATGAAATCAagggtggtgttgctggtggaaGTATTCTCAGGGTATGataattttcttctctttttgagTTTCAGCACGTCTGAGTTCTTATAATTTAGTTGGTGGCATCAGGATAACAACCTTGTTTACTTATCCATCTGTCTCTTGAGTTTCTGTCACGGTTTAAATGTTGGCCCCAAATTGAGAAGCTATAGGGTAATCCTATACATATGTCCGATGATTTGGTTTCTTTAGCAAGTCTTAATCTCTTGCATGAACTGGTTTGGGTTTCTGATGATTCATGATTCTGAACCTCCATTTAGCATTGCTTTTAGTTGTTTCAAGAATGTTGACCTCATTCTTGTACAATGGAATGATGCATGGAAAGGCGGACCGCATCTGAATCGGTAGATGAAAATAGCTTCACTAGTTCTTGAATAGCATAGGATTGATCAGACGAGGACTACTTTGTTATATTTCCTATTTTGATACTTGTTTGTTTCAGAACAAATTCTGACAGATTGCTGTTTTATCAGGGTGTTTTGAGGGTGAACCAATTCATTGAGGTGCGACCTGGTATCGTTTTGAAAGACGAAAGTGGTGCCATCAAGTGCACACCCATCTACTCCAGAATAGTTTCTTTATTTGCCGAACAAAATGAGCTACAATTTGCTGTTCCTGGTGGTCTGATTGGGGTCGGGACCACGATGGATCCCACTTTGACTCGGGCTGATAGGCTGGTGGGTCAGGTTCTTGGGGAGGTTGGGTCACTCCCAGACGTGTTTGTGGAACTTGAGGTACGCAGCTTAACTTGAAAAATACTCAACGCGTTTAACAGTAGTGAAATTCATTTGCATTATGATTGGATGTGCTCACATATATGGCCAGTTTTTGAGCAACCATTTTATATTTCATTTTGAAGCCAAAAACATTATTATATGGTGATGAGGTCTAAATTGGTCGGTTGCTAGTCCCTGGTTGTGTTATTTACTGGGAGCCTGGAATTGTTAGGTTGCTGAGTGTCTCAATAATTTGTTGAATCTCGTCACATAGTCAAATTTAATCAGTCTCCTCTCTGAACAGTAATATCTCGATGGTTCTTTAAGATCTTCCTTCTTGTTCTTCCTAGGGCTAAGTGCATGGGGTTGTATATTTCTTGTAAGCAATCAGAGATTAGGAAGCTGTATAAGCTGCTATTCCTGAGATGCGAGATTTCCCTTAAATCTACCAAGTCTTAGCTGACAGTTCATTGTTTtagtagcatgttgctatgtgaCAAGTAATAAAATCCTTCTAAACTAAGGAATGACTTAGTGTTgctcttttttcctttttccagGTGAACTTTTTCCTTCTCAGGCGATTACTGGGAGTGAGAACAAAGGGTACAGAGAGGCAAGGGAAGGTATCGAAGCTGGCTAAGGGAGAGATTCTTATGTTGAACATTGGGTCTATGTCTACAGGGGCACGAGTTCTTGCAGTGAAGAACGATCTGGCAAAACTTCAACTAACGTCACCTGTGTGCACTAGCAAAGGAGAGAAGGTTGCCCTCAGTCGACGTGTTGAGAAGCATTGGCGTCTTATTGGGTGGGGACAGATCCAGGCAGGTAGCACTCTTGAAGTCCCACCGTGTCCCATCTGAAAAAAAACCGAGTGGTAAACAAAAAGCAAGTACCCAGCTTGAGTAAAAACTAGTGATACTGAAAACAAAAAGGGAGGGACCGAGGAAACTCATATTtttttgtgagaatgtggttaGGAAGAGAACTACTTGGCACAATTTTTGTTAGATGGAGAAGAAAACCTACTattattttgtttaatttttttcgttttttctcaTCAAATTGAATGATTGATAGTTTGAAGATCtataatttcttagtttttatagtTTATggcatttttcctattttagtaGTGTTTTATTTAATCTTACATCCACATTTCAAACTTAATTTTGGCAATCTTTTGTTTCAGGAGATGTGgatttttgctttctttgttttggTGTTATTCTTTCATTGGCTATTTGTTTATGTCCTGCAAACTTGGTGGATTAACTTGGATAAACATGGAAGGCTTTATTTCAGTCTAAGATTGGTAATCACAAGAGACTACTCAAGAGTGGTCGTATTATTGCAGTCATAACTTTAATGGTTATATTCATCCTTTGATCATACAAAAAAGTAATACAGCAATGCTTGTTTGGGGATGACAAAATAGTCATGCCAAACTCAGTTTCATCAGGAAGAAGAATAAAATAATGGATGTTTAGCTCTTGACAAGTATCTTAACCAATCTTTGCTAGAACATCATTTAATGTTGTCACTGTTTCGGCGTAGTACTTCTCTGCTTCAGGAGTGCTCTTTTTCTTTGCAGCATAGTCCAGCTAAAAATGCATTTGCCAAACCAATAAACAATGTTAGCATGCATTTGACAAACAACTATAGATAAAAATATACTCCCTATTTAATTGGATTGGGGCATAAATGAATGAAGTTCCAAGGTACTTACACTATTGATGTTTTGGAAGAGCTTGTCGGAAAGTTCTTTGAATGATTTCTTTTCATCCTTTGGTTTTGCAGAGATGATAGTTTTAAGATCATAACGAAGATACTCGGCCTTGGATCGTAGGTCATTCTGGACATACGGCCATGCCTTTTTGTCTATCTGTGTCTTCACAGCTATAATGTCTTGCGCTGATTCCTTTACTCTCTGAGCTGCTTCTGCTGGAGTCTTAGGCTGTAGGAAAAACCTTGTTTTTAGGGGTAGATCAAGGTCCCTTGCTTCATCAGAGTTTAGAGTCCCCGCTACAAATGTTCACATGAATTAGACATATCCAGGAGAATGAAATACTTAGATTTCAGCTTACATTAATCGAAGCAATTGCAGTTGATACATATACATGCCATGTAAAGATCCAATTATGCTCGGTATATTTTCCAAAGAAGAATATGTTTTTCGTGGACCAGAGAAAGAGATGTGTTAGACTAGTCTGGATTTACCTAGCTATCAATTCTCTTGTATTGCAATCAGCAAAGCTAATGAAATGAGTGCAATGCAAATGTGGATAGACCATCCATACATCAAGATTCAACTatgaaacaaaacaaataattttcTGAAAGTGATGAAATGAACTTACGTAGACCACCGGAAGGAGCAGGAGGTGGGCCGACTACGATAGGCCTAGCATCAGCAAGCACATTCTTTAAGAAAGATCCAGTGGTCAGTCCAGCAGCTAAGACACCCAATAATGCTCTACGGCTACTCTGAGCAGTCTCCGATTCCATTTCGGATGACTTCTTCTCAGATCTAACGCTGAAACCAACACGACTTCTGGTCGTTCGGCTGTTAGTAGTAGCCACATTCAATCTGTTTGTACCTTGTGAGAAGCTGCTCAAGCCAGATACTGATGCTATAGCTTGCGCCATTACTACTTTGCTTGCCGTTGCtcctctttcttcttcctccGAGTTCCTTAGGTACCGTCACGAATTTTCGACGATCGGAGAGTAGATAAAGCTGGCGCTGCTGCCACACTCAATTGATCATGTCATATCTTATCTTAACCACTGAGCGTTTAACACGTGTCCTTATGCTTAGTGAACCGGACAGCGACACGTGTACCACGTTATCTAATTCGTATCTTTGCTGAATCTTGTGTTGTTTTGGGAACCGAATGTTCTACATCATGACGAACACTCTCGAAGTAAACCAGATTGGGTTGGTTTGGTGGTGGGACGATCAAATTTCGTAACATTATCGACCAAAAGCGCAACGTTCTGCATCTCGTTTGCAATTATCTCACTTGAGGAAGCCCAGTATGGGATACGTTCGTGGTATTAAAAGAACCCTGAtattgggcatacctaaatctttctaggcatacaaaacaatagttccACCTTGGGtaaccttataaggggtaccctatggttagttcaattacctatatacccttaatacaaaaatctaaattcagttttctaaaaaatcaaaatcagtttcccttaacatcttttcttcttcctcctcctctggctgaactcttccccctcctgcgaaaaaaataattcatcatcgtgattaattgtcgattcgtaaaaatttgatcgtcgattaaactcaaccacataatgactcgtacaaagaaaagcagggaataggcaaaccaaatcgtcttctaatccatcaattgaagaagaagaaccaattgaagatgaaggtgtagaaactgaaaatcaaccaccaattgaaccaactgcatctccaactccggaaatgaggataagaaagtaagttttacaaacccaatctcctatttgctgtttttcatcgattaaatgacggttacagtgttgggttccaCTCAAAATttagttgcgtttttagccgaactgttcttcacaaaaactTCCTGTAaatgtatatgaacagttcggcatgaaatttcatgaaatttcaagccgaacctagtcacagatagagatgcataggggtttggcatattcgataatcataatatgtgtcgaacctagcacatttacgaggttcggctattacgatattctgaatatgtgccgaaccaataacaatattttaacccaaaaaataacaaattgatgttcggctcatacgattttcgaaatataagccgaaccagtaattattttttttccgggctattcaggatgttgttcggcttactatgaaactttcatataagccgaactagtatctagcaaaagggttggaattgaaaattataggttcggcgcatgcagtaaacagattcagtgagccgaaccgtttatcaattggtagattcggctcatagatgtgagccgaacctcaacttgtttcgcggaaccatgatccaaaaaatcatctaaacaacctttataattctgaaaattatcttaatcactaaacaaaatatttaatcactaatcagtaTTACTAACagtaatacgtaaagggcagatttgccattgaaaaaaatttgggttaagggtaatttgattttgctatttcacaactttttttgtctttatgcagtatgcctaataagatttcagtatgcccaaaatcagggttctattAAAACTCTGTCTATTGGTTCTTTGGAGgacaaaaacatcaaaaataaaaaatacccaATCCTTGGATCCTTTCTCACAGCAAGCTCATCAGTCATCTCAAAAGCGTGGATCACTCAGAGGTCCGTCCAATACGGTAATCTTTAATCATAGGCCCATTTTGATAAGAATGAGCCATGTATGTAGCTAAGTAAATTGACAAATGCATTATGGTAAAATAATCAGAGTATTAAAATGCTGCTAAACCATCGCATAGCCTTTGAGACTGTATTGAAATCATGACGTGACTCGTTTTTTATGTTTGAGGGTCATTGAATCGCGACTCGAAGAATCATGATAAAACTATAAAATGGTATATTATGTAACCTGTTATAGGGGcagcatggtttattagaggggcggcagtgtgatagcaatgtccctctagttggttaggggatgtccaaaAAGAAATGTATATTGACCAGATTACCCTTTTTTCTTTAAATGGACTAATTTATCCCTCTTTTTTAAATTGAAAAGATAAAATTGTCCTCCATCATATTTAAACATGATTATAAATGAGTAGAgagaagttttttttctttcatcttctctacTCCTCCATTGTAACGGTAAGCACCACCTCCACCATTAAACTTGATCGATTTTTTTTCGATTAATCAGCGATTCCCAACAGTAATAATCGTTGATTGAAGTATATAATAGAGAATGACGAAGAAGAATAAGAATGACGAAGATTCAACGACTTCAAATCAACAAAATCCTTCAACCGGTGAAGAACCCCAATTCCAAACTCCTCAAGTTGAGAAATCAGgattaatgacttatatgaggtatgtaatCAAAAACCCAGTTATTATTTTGTGTATTCTGTTCAATTTAAGTGTATTctatatcaaaaattagggttttcggttcaaaatttgaatttgaattctgGAAATGAGATTTCTACGGTTGGTATtgtttcaattaccaaccgtatctgAACTTTTTAATGCATATATGGTTCGTAAcaattgaaatcatcaaaaataacGAACTGTATGTTCTAGGGTTTGAGTTTTTTGTGCAGATACGGTTGGTACAGGACACCCTATTACGAACCGTATTCCTTCCTGcatgttaatttttttctattCGGTTTGTAACTGTGAGTTCGTAACCAACCGTATGTGTTATACGGTACGTAATGTTTGTTTATTATCAACCATACTTTTGAGTTGTGTGACGTATAAAATTTTATTCTACGGTACAAGAAATTATGAACCGGAGAATAGTTATGGCACATAAGTATCATTAGTCTCCAATCGTATGTCGTGCTGATGCTCAAACCAATTTCAAAGTTGTTATACGGTTGGAGACGAAACCAAATTTACCAACCGTTTATTTTACACGGTttgtaactttgaacaattatgaACCGTATCTTTTATACGATTGTTCTGGACATctcattaccaaccgtatgttttgTGTTTCAATATATTTTGAGTTTCTTTGGTTGTATCTTGTTTGTTCAACCTTTAATAAATCATACAAATGTATTGCTTGTGTAGGAATCCTGATAGGGTTAAGAATAAGAGAGGGAATAACTTAACTTCGATTGATCATACACCCACCCCTCGCGGTGACAAGCATTTAGGGGTAGATCATAGAGGTGaccatgtgaagaagaagaatcagtttgAGATTAGATTAAGAGAATCATCTGTAAGTAACTCTGGGGTTGAATTAGATGGAGGTGAGCATAATGATCAACAAATTGAAGAAGAGGAAGTAATTCCTCATGAATCcagtgaagaggatgaagaagaaggaaataatgaAAAGGAGGGAGAGGAATAAAGTGATGAAGATAAgaagaggaagcaaatgatgaagagggaGTACAAAACAATGGGAAAGAAATTGTCGTAGCTACAACTCTACCTCGAGACAAACCAGTTAAAGAAAAGAAGCCGAGAAAAGAACCCCCACCAAAAGGGTTGCATATTCCTACATGAAAAGATATGATGTTGCCACATAAGAAGAATAGATGTCCCTGGGACGAGGCACCAGATAAGTCCTCAATCTTATTTGTTTATACCAATTCCTGGGCCGCAAAAGTCGGTGCGACTAGGGTATGTTTCTCTTAACACATTGTTATAATttatttcgattttttttttgtttgtacttATATATATTTCATTAATATTAGTTTAACAAAATATGTTTGTATTTTTTTAAGGATCATGCAAGGGCGAAAAAATTGCTCAAGCGTCAAAGGGATGGTTATTGGCCAATAGGTGAAGAATGTGGTGATGTTCGTACTCTAGTGGAAGCTTCGGAATTAGGGTCTGGAATTGAGCATAACCAATCAGAGTATGATAGTGTTATAGTCTCTGTCTTCAGGGAACGATTTTGACCAGAAACCGATACGTTTCAtctcccatttggtgagatgacAATAATATCGGACGATGTGATACAAATTCTTAACTTGTTATATTTATCTTCTGTAGTCATGTCTCAATTGGTTaaattgttttatatttttctaggCATGGGTGTATGACCACTTTCCGAGCCTGAGACTTCCTACTGAATGGGGAGAAATTGATCATGGACCTACATGAAAGAAGTTTATGTTCACTGGTAGACAATTGAGGAACAAAGAGGCGAAGCTCATTCAAAGAAGGAAGGAAATAGAAGCTTTCACCGTTGAAGATGTTATATTTGACCCCTATTTGAGGACTCAAAATGGAGTTGATGTTCGTCAATTCACACCGACCGCAGGCTACAATGGACCATTGTATCATGCCACCGGTTATGTTATGACCAATCCTCGTCGAACTCTACGTCAAATTGCTCATATTCAAGGAATTGTCGTTaaggaaaacttcaaattatGTCAGGAGGGATCCGAGACAAAAGGCCCCACTATTGTACTCAACTACCGCCCAACTCCGACGGTTGATGTTTGGAACAACCGCCATAAAGAAGAATACCAACTCACACTTGGAGAGGCAACGGATTGTAACAACACGAAGGAAGTCGGTGATGATTACACAAATTGGTATTATCATTTTGGTCATCCACATGTGGTTAATAATGATCTGGAGGCCCAACCACTTATTCAAAAGGCAATAGAAAAAAGGTTGGCTGCCGAGGCGATCAAAGAGACAAACGGACTATATGGTATGACTTGGAAGAAACTATATTTGATGTCGGAACGTAACTTTGTTATCCTCATGACTTGGAATTTAGTTCTAATTTATATTATGTACTATGGAATAATATCTTAAGACTCTTTTTTACGTGTGAATAGAAAGAGCGAGGACAAAAGTTAGCTAATAGATTGACTTCATGTATCCGTGCTGGAGGTGTGGTTGAACCTCCTCAACAAAGGACCTTACAAGAGCAAATAAGGACATGCATGATCCAACCCGGAAGGAATTGTACGAGGGGTTGCTCACGGAAGAAAGAGGCTTAAAGAGGAGCAGAAAGTCCACTGGAGGTGCGAGTACTAGCCGTAATCAGCCGTCATCTAGAAGCGAAGAGACGCAATTGGAAGAGGATTTGCATGATGTGGGTACTAGCCAAAGAGGTGGTCGCGGTGGTCGCAGGGGCGGTGGTCgtagtggtggtggtcgtcgtGATGGTCCTCGCACTCTTGGTGGTGGTACCACCAACAAAAGAGGTCGTGGTCGCAATGCTTAATTATGGTTGTGTGACATTTGATAGCAAGACAACTTTTTATTTCTTAGCTTTGTGTGGTTTGTTTTTgtaagtttttagcttatggaTATTATCACAAACATGTTATGAATTGTGTGGTTATGAATTTTAGCTTACGAATTACTTATGAACTGTGTGCTTAGTTACTACTACAAAGAAAATATCAAGTTTCAGGGTAATATACGGTTGGTAATGAGTTACCATTACAAAACGTACAATACCTACAGTGTGTATTTTGTTTGAATTACAAACCGTATGTTACCTACAGTGTGTAATGGAAACTCATTACCAACAATATATTACCCTGAAACTTTTGAAATATGGTGAAGTTGGACATATGAAACTTACGGTTGTACCCTACGGTTTGTAATTGTTTTACTTTATCAACCGTATAACATCCTGAAACTTTTGAGTTTTTTAGAGAACACACATACGGTTGGTAAAGAATAAAAATCATCAATGTAACTCTGGTATAATTTTTTTtgcagagttacggttggtaattgtaaCTGAATAGTGACCCGTAGACTTGTAACTAGTTTTTGATCAGAGTTACAGTGTGTAACTTTTGATAAACTTACCAACCGTAAGTTATACACGGTTTGTAATAGTattttagttaccaaccgtaactctataTTTCCTGGATATTCTCTACCTTATCTACTGATTTGTCTTTGTCACATTTGAAAATATAGTCGTTGAAGCCTTCAACGACtctattttcaaaaaatagatccgttacatcataaaaaaacataatttttatatatatatgcttgTCCTCCTTACTAGAAGTTACACCTCCACATGAATCATCTCCTACCTTAAACTAGATTATGGCTCCAAACCCTGAATTTACATTGGAAGAAGATTTATGTATTTGCCGCAACTATGTTCTATGTTAtccaaaaagaggagaagaacgaCGTCAATATGGTTTTGTGAGTACAAGTTATTTGAGAACTCTTTTTGAAAACTTTTGTTCCGAAACAGGTAACCCTAATCACCGCGATGGAATTATGTTGTTTGTTCGATATGCAACTATTCGGGATAACATTCAAGAATTTATGAAATTAGTTCGTATTATGGGTCAAATACGATTAAGGAGTGAAACTGACATTGAAGTTTTAGAtatctctattcaagaatggagaCGATGGAAAAGGTCGAGTTTTCAATACTTACCTCATTTCCACATCCTTAAAGACTTCTATCGCACTCGTAGACCGTGATATTAGTATCCTTTTAAGTCGCACGCATGAATGAGTTGTAATGtcatttatatttttaatggTTCAATGGTTGTAATGTTTATTTAGTAATGAAGATGGTTTAATGGTTTTAAATGACAATGGCAGCTATAATTGGTTTGTGaaggtagttacggttggtaactacatTATCGTGACCAACCGTAACTTACAATGGCAGTTATAAAAGGTTTGAGAAGGTAGTTACGGCTGGTAACAATCTtatagttaccaaccgtatgtaGCTACGCTTTGTAACTTAACTGTTTTACAAACCGTATATTTCACTGAAACTTGAACTCTACCCAAATTTAATTTAATAAAATACTTCATTCATAACATGAATCAAATAGATATGATATTGTCACTTttaatcacatcaaatttagtcAAAATACCAAAACACAAAATGTAAAATGTTTTTCACCACCCTTCACAACATTTACGCATCTTCATCGTCGGTCATAACTATGAATTGGGATGGCAAGGAATGTATTATGGCCTTCCATAATTCAATCCTAGTCTCAAATCGATTGCACCAAGACTTGGGGAGTTCACCGTCACAACAA encodes:
- the LOC113348620 gene encoding eukaryotic translation initiation factor 2 subunit gamma-like codes for the protein MARKGLMEQDLSKLDVTLLHPLSPEVISRQATINIGTIGHVAHGKSTVVKAISGVQTVRFKNELERNITIKLGYANAKIYKCEDERCPRPMCYKAYGSGKEDTPACDVPGFETAKMKLLRHVSFVDCPGHDILMATMLNGAAIMDGALLLIAANESCPQPQTSEHLAAVEIMRLQHIIILQNKVDLIQENVAINQHEAIQKFIQKTVADGAPVIPISAQLKYNIDVVCEYIVKRIPIPERNFISPPNMIVIRSFDVNKPGSEVDEIKGGVAGGSILRGVLRVNQFIEVRPGIVLKDESGAIKCTPIYSRIVSLFAEQNELQFAVPGGLIGVGTTMDPTLTRADRLVGQVLGEVGSLPDVFVELEVNFFLLRRLLGVRTKGTERQGKVSKLAKGEILMLNIGSMSTGARVLAVKNDLAKLQLTSPVCTSKGEKVALSRRVEKHWRLIGWGQIQAGSTLEVPPCPI
- the LOC113348621 gene encoding oxygen-evolving enhancer protein 3, chloroplastic-like, with the translated sequence MAQAIASVSGLSSFSQGTNRLNVATTNSRTTRSRVGFSVRSEKKSSEMESETAQSSRRALLGVLAAGLTTGSFLKNVLADARPIVVGPPPAPSGGLPGTLNSDEARDLDLPLKTRFFLQPKTPAEAAQRVKESAQDIIAVKTQIDKKAWPYVQNDLRSKAEYLRYDLKTIISAKPKDEKKSFKELSDKLFQNINSLDYAAKKKSTPEAEKYYAETVTTLNDVLAKIG